A single Kribbella aluminosa DNA region contains:
- a CDS encoding acyl-CoA dehydrogenase family protein: MRTTAMRDHLDGPHKAARDAVRAALAAHAEMKDLAVQLPPDEYRDKVLELLLESAAAGLPARGYPKEYGGAADLGGFIAAFETLAFGDLSLMVKAGVQFGLFAGAILHLGTERHHERYLADAISGRLLGCFAMTETGHGSNVQALGTTATYDGVTGEFVVHTPTGAARKDYIGNAARHGRMAAVFAQLVVGGESHGVHCLLVPIRDADGAVLPGVTLSDCGPKLGLNGVDNGRIVFDHVRVPRDALLDRYAQVDADGNYSSPIENPDRRFFTMLGTLVQGRVSVGGAAINASKVALTIAIRYGAQRRQFGAPGSSEETVLLDYRMHQRRLLPLLARTYALHFAQAELVEEFARVFTDDRGEHDRRALEAQAAGTKALGTWHATETIQLCREACGGAGYLSENRLATLKADTDVFTTFEGDNTVLLQLVAKGLLTDYRRSFGELDPLGTARFVAAQAVEIAVEKAALRPLIERLRDVVPNRSDAGDPDAGLRDDAYHSGLLRYREEHMLSGVARRLKAGVDAGDDAFDVFNRCQDHVIAAGRAHVDRVVLEAFQSAVQNAPDEIRPALQDLYDLHALVTIESERAWYLEHGRLSPGRSKAITALVNELCAVIRPVAVDLVDAFGVPGAAVDVPIVVPSLHE; encoded by the coding sequence ATGAGGACAACGGCGATGCGAGACCACCTGGACGGGCCGCACAAGGCGGCGCGGGACGCCGTGCGGGCCGCCTTGGCCGCGCACGCCGAGATGAAGGACCTGGCGGTGCAGTTGCCGCCGGACGAGTACCGGGACAAGGTTCTCGAGCTGTTGCTGGAGTCGGCCGCGGCCGGGCTGCCCGCGCGCGGATACCCGAAGGAGTACGGCGGGGCGGCGGACCTCGGCGGCTTCATCGCGGCCTTCGAGACACTGGCCTTCGGCGACCTGTCGCTGATGGTCAAGGCCGGTGTGCAGTTCGGGCTGTTCGCCGGCGCGATCCTGCACCTCGGCACCGAGCGGCACCACGAGCGGTATCTGGCGGACGCGATCAGCGGGCGGCTGCTCGGCTGCTTCGCGATGACCGAGACCGGCCACGGGTCGAATGTCCAGGCTCTCGGCACGACGGCGACGTACGACGGGGTGACGGGAGAGTTCGTCGTGCACACGCCGACCGGTGCGGCGCGCAAGGACTACATCGGGAACGCGGCCCGGCACGGGCGGATGGCGGCCGTGTTCGCGCAGCTCGTGGTCGGCGGCGAGAGCCATGGGGTGCACTGCCTGCTGGTCCCGATCCGGGACGCCGACGGCGCGGTGCTGCCCGGCGTGACGCTGTCGGACTGCGGACCGAAGCTCGGGCTGAACGGTGTGGACAACGGGCGGATCGTCTTCGACCACGTCCGGGTGCCGCGGGACGCGCTGCTGGACAGGTATGCCCAGGTCGATGCTGACGGCAACTACAGCAGCCCGATCGAGAACCCGGACCGACGGTTCTTCACGATGCTCGGGACGCTCGTGCAGGGCCGGGTGTCGGTCGGTGGCGCGGCGATCAACGCGAGCAAGGTGGCGCTCACGATCGCGATCCGGTACGGCGCACAACGCCGGCAGTTCGGGGCGCCGGGGAGCAGCGAGGAGACCGTGCTGCTCGACTACCGGATGCACCAGCGCCGACTGTTGCCGCTGCTCGCCCGGACGTACGCGCTGCACTTCGCGCAGGCCGAGCTGGTCGAGGAGTTCGCCCGGGTGTTCACCGACGATCGCGGAGAGCACGACAGGCGGGCGCTGGAGGCTCAGGCGGCCGGGACGAAGGCACTCGGCACCTGGCACGCGACCGAGACGATCCAGCTCTGCCGGGAGGCCTGCGGCGGAGCGGGCTACCTCTCGGAGAACCGGCTGGCCACGCTGAAGGCGGACACCGACGTCTTCACCACCTTCGAGGGCGACAACACCGTCCTGCTGCAACTGGTGGCGAAGGGCCTGCTGACCGACTACCGGCGGTCGTTCGGCGAGCTGGACCCGTTGGGTACGGCGCGGTTCGTGGCGGCGCAGGCGGTGGAGATCGCGGTCGAGAAGGCGGCGCTCCGCCCGTTGATCGAGCGGCTCCGGGACGTCGTACCGAACCGGAGCGACGCCGGGGATCCGGACGCCGGGCTGCGGGACGACGCCTACCACTCGGGACTGCTCCGCTATCGCGAGGAGCACATGCTGTCCGGGGTGGCGCGGCGGCTGAAGGCCGGGGTCGACGCCGGGGACGATGCGTTCGACGTGTTCAACCGGTGCCAGGACCACGTGATCGCGGCCGGCCGGGCGCATGTGGACCGGGTGGTGCTGGAGGCGTTCCAGTCCGCCGTGCAGAACGCGCCGGACGAGATCCGGCCGGCGCTGCAGGACCTGTACGACCTGCATGCCCTGGTGACGATCGAGTCGGAGCGCGCCTGGTACCTCGAACACGGCCGGCTCTCACCGGGCCGCTCGAAGGCGATCACCGCCCTGGTCAACGAGCTGTGCGCGGTAATCCGCCCGGTCGCGGTCGACCTGGTCGACGCGTTCGGCGTACCGGGCGCGGCGGTGGATGTGCCCATCGTTGTACCGTCACTGCATGAGTGA